A single genomic interval of Halorubrum aethiopicum harbors:
- a CDS encoding glutathione-independent formaldehyde dehydrogenase: MKAVVYQGPYEVAVEDVEEPEIEHPNDVVVDITTSCICGSDLHMYEGRTAAEEGIVFGHENMGIVSEVGEAVSTLEEGDRVVMPFNVSCGFCQNCEEGYTGFCTNVNPGFAGGAYGYVAMGPYPGGQAEKLRVPYADHNALKLPEGREHEDAFSLLADIFPTGWHGTELADLQPGESVAIFGAGPVGLMAAYSAKIKGAAEIYVVDQVPSRLELAEEHCDAHAIDFSEGDPVDQILEEHGGMVDKGVDAVGYQATDPDDVDTETEDYSYQPAKENPAVVINNLIRVVRPTGQLGIPGLYVPEDPGAPDDMAAQGRLGIDFGKFFEKGLKCGTGQCNVKAYNRYLRDMIIEGRADPSWVVSHRVDLEDAPEMYEAFDAREEGVTKVLLEP; encoded by the coding sequence GTGAAAGCAGTAGTGTATCAGGGACCGTACGAGGTCGCTGTCGAGGACGTGGAGGAACCGGAGATCGAGCACCCGAACGACGTGGTCGTGGACATCACGACGTCGTGTATCTGCGGGTCGGACCTCCACATGTACGAGGGCCGAACCGCGGCCGAGGAGGGGATCGTCTTCGGCCACGAGAACATGGGGATCGTAAGCGAGGTCGGCGAGGCCGTCTCGACGCTGGAGGAGGGCGACCGCGTGGTGATGCCCTTCAACGTCTCCTGTGGCTTCTGTCAGAACTGCGAGGAGGGGTACACCGGCTTCTGTACCAACGTCAACCCCGGCTTCGCGGGCGGCGCGTACGGCTACGTCGCCATGGGGCCGTACCCCGGCGGACAGGCGGAGAAGCTCCGCGTCCCGTACGCGGACCACAACGCGCTGAAGCTGCCCGAGGGCCGCGAGCACGAGGACGCGTTCTCGCTCCTCGCCGACATCTTCCCGACAGGATGGCACGGCACCGAGCTGGCGGACCTCCAGCCCGGCGAGTCGGTCGCGATCTTCGGGGCCGGTCCGGTCGGGCTGATGGCCGCCTACAGCGCCAAGATCAAGGGCGCGGCGGAGATCTACGTGGTCGACCAGGTGCCGAGCCGGCTCGAGCTGGCCGAGGAGCACTGTGACGCCCACGCGATCGACTTCTCCGAGGGCGACCCGGTCGACCAGATCCTCGAGGAGCACGGCGGGATGGTCGACAAGGGCGTCGACGCGGTCGGGTACCAGGCGACGGACCCCGACGACGTCGACACCGAGACGGAGGACTACTCCTATCAGCCCGCCAAGGAGAACCCGGCGGTCGTGATCAACAACCTGATCCGGGTCGTCCGGCCGACGGGCCAGCTCGGGATCCCCGGCCTGTACGTGCCCGAGGACCCCGGCGCGCCCGACGACATGGCCGCGCAGGGGCGGCTCGGCATCGACTTCGGGAAGTTCTTCGAGAAGGGGCTGAAGTGCGGGACCGGCCAGTGTAACGTGAAGGCGTACAACCGGTACCTGCGCGACATGATCATCGAGGGACGCGCCGACCCGTCCTGGGTCGTCTCTCACCGCGTCGACCTCGAGGACGCCCCCGAGATGTACGAGGCGTTCGACGCTCGCGAGGAGGGCGTCACGAAGGTCCTGCTCGAGCCCTGA
- a CDS encoding DUF1059 domain-containing protein, producing the protein MVTYRRGGYVQSGDDAVERGCDHCGWHAVADSYPELIAAYQRHLREDHPKAWLRA; encoded by the coding sequence ATGGTGACCTACCGACGGGGCGGTTACGTTCAGAGCGGCGACGACGCCGTGGAGCGAGGCTGTGACCACTGCGGGTGGCACGCCGTCGCCGACTCCTATCCGGAACTGATCGCCGCCTACCAGCGACACCTCCGGGAGGACCACCCGAAGGCGTGGCTCAGGGCGTGA
- the fdhF gene encoding formate dehydrogenase subunit alpha: MSSEGDDAVKTICPYCGVGCGIQIQQGEDRGDVNFRPWGDAPVNEGRICIKGGAATQVVDHEDRLTEPLIKEDGEFREATWEEAYDRIVSEMERIREEHGPDGMGFYGSSKTMNEENYLLQKLARRYGTNNVDNCTRMCHASTVWALRTSLGAGAMTNSMEDLEEAADVFWIQGANPGEQHPIANSQYFRQAVLEGATVIQVDPHANKTTRSFDIGETDRHMHLQLNPGADIPLLNVVLKTILERHEAEPDAGWIDEDFIEERTEGFEHLKETLADFDKEEAAEEAGVPLEDIELAAEKYAMANNAAIFTGMGMSQHTCGVDNVQNEINLALITGNLGKPGTGVNPLRGQNNVQGTSDVGAMPNVLPGYQLVDDDEARESVEEVWGFEVPDEPGLTNVEISHEAGKSVHGLYVMGENPVMSEPDGNVVEERLKSLEFMVAQDIFMTETAEFADVVLPATTWAERGGTVTNTDRRVQRMRGVEKVHENTKHDLDILMEVGSRLFSEEEFRFDDVEAVFEELREVCPIYHGMTYDGLGEEGLHWPCYEEGDEGDQFLYEDSFDTENGLGRIEGVRHQPPAEVPDEEYPLILTTARLEEHYNTGTMSRRSPTLSRQHPENFVDVHPNDADHYGIEDGDVVTLRSRRGEIEVKAQVTEDIKEGVVWTTPHFAAASANRLTNDVLDDRAKIPEYKAAAADIAVTVSDGGEPAGDDPEPADD; encoded by the coding sequence ATGTCCAGTGAGGGTGACGACGCGGTGAAGACGATCTGCCCGTACTGCGGCGTGGGCTGCGGGATCCAGATCCAGCAGGGGGAGGACCGCGGCGACGTGAACTTCAGGCCGTGGGGCGACGCCCCGGTCAACGAGGGACGGATCTGTATCAAGGGGGGCGCGGCGACGCAGGTCGTCGACCACGAGGACCGGCTCACGGAACCCTTGATAAAGGAGGACGGCGAGTTCCGCGAGGCGACGTGGGAGGAGGCGTACGACCGGATCGTCTCTGAGATGGAGCGGATCCGCGAGGAGCACGGCCCCGACGGCATGGGCTTTTACGGCTCCTCGAAGACGATGAACGAGGAGAACTACCTCCTCCAGAAGCTCGCGCGCCGGTACGGCACCAACAACGTCGACAACTGTACCCGGATGTGTCACGCCTCCACTGTCTGGGCGCTCCGGACCAGCCTCGGCGCGGGCGCGATGACGAACAGCATGGAGGACTTGGAGGAGGCCGCGGACGTGTTCTGGATCCAGGGCGCGAACCCGGGCGAGCAGCACCCGATCGCCAACAGCCAGTACTTCCGGCAGGCCGTCCTGGAGGGCGCGACCGTCATCCAGGTCGACCCCCACGCCAACAAGACCACGCGGTCGTTCGACATCGGGGAGACCGACCGCCACATGCACCTCCAGTTGAACCCCGGTGCCGACATCCCCCTCCTGAACGTCGTGCTCAAGACGATCCTCGAGAGACACGAGGCGGAGCCCGACGCGGGGTGGATCGACGAGGACTTCATCGAGGAGCGGACCGAGGGGTTCGAGCACCTGAAGGAGACCCTCGCGGACTTCGACAAGGAGGAGGCCGCGGAGGAGGCGGGCGTCCCGCTCGAGGACATCGAGCTCGCCGCGGAGAAGTACGCGATGGCGAACAACGCGGCCATCTTCACCGGGATGGGGATGAGCCAGCACACCTGCGGCGTCGACAACGTCCAGAACGAGATCAACCTCGCGCTGATCACGGGCAACCTCGGCAAGCCCGGGACCGGCGTCAACCCGCTCCGCGGCCAGAACAACGTCCAGGGGACGAGCGACGTGGGCGCGATGCCGAACGTGTTGCCCGGCTACCAGCTCGTCGACGACGACGAGGCCCGCGAGTCGGTCGAGGAGGTGTGGGGCTTCGAGGTGCCCGACGAGCCCGGCCTCACCAACGTCGAGATCTCCCACGAGGCGGGCAAGTCCGTCCACGGGCTCTACGTGATGGGCGAGAACCCCGTGATGAGCGAGCCCGACGGCAACGTGGTCGAGGAGCGGCTGAAGTCGCTCGAGTTCATGGTGGCACAGGACATCTTCATGACCGAGACCGCCGAGTTCGCGGACGTCGTCCTCCCGGCGACGACGTGGGCCGAACGCGGCGGCACGGTCACCAACACCGACCGGCGCGTCCAGCGGATGCGCGGCGTCGAGAAGGTCCACGAGAACACGAAACACGACCTCGACATCCTGATGGAGGTCGGCAGCCGCCTCTTCAGCGAGGAGGAGTTCCGCTTCGACGACGTGGAGGCCGTCTTCGAGGAACTGCGTGAGGTCTGTCCGATCTACCACGGCATGACCTACGACGGCCTCGGCGAGGAGGGGCTCCACTGGCCCTGCTACGAGGAGGGCGACGAGGGCGACCAGTTCCTCTACGAGGACTCCTTCGACACCGAGAACGGCCTCGGACGGATCGAGGGGGTTCGCCACCAGCCGCCGGCGGAGGTCCCGGACGAGGAGTACCCGCTCATCCTCACCACTGCCCGCCTCGAGGAGCACTACAACACGGGGACGATGAGCCGGCGCTCGCCCACGCTCTCGCGACAGCACCCGGAGAACTTCGTCGACGTCCACCCGAACGACGCCGATCACTACGGCATCGAGGACGGCGACGTCGTCACGCTCCGGTCGCGACGCGGCGAGATAGAGGTGAAAGCGCAGGTGACGGAGGACATCAAGGAGGGCGTCGTCTGGACGACGCCGCACTTCGCGGCCGCCTCCGCGAACCGGCTCACGAACGACGTGTTGGACGACCGCGCGAAGATCCCCGAGTACAAGGCCGCGGCCGCCGACATCGCGGTGACCGTCTCCGACGGCGGCGAGCCGGCCGGCGACGACCCCGAGCCCGCCGACGACTGA
- a CDS encoding formate--tetrahydrofolate ligase: MATTDADIEDGAPESDLAVARATDTRPIEEVAADLGLTPDDIEPRGAGVAKLTGEAVRSATAGDADGTTVLVTGMTPTPKGEGKTVTTVGLGQGLAALGESAAVAIREPSLGPVFGIKGGAAGGGYSQVLPMEEINLHFTGDIHALTAAHDLIAAALDNHLHQGNELEIDARRIDWPRALDVNDRALRETVVGLGGPTRGVPREDEFVITAASELTAVLGLATDLEDLKARIGRIVLAQDADGDPVTPSDLGVTGAVAALLRDAFRPNLVQTVEGVPALVHGGPFANIAHGTNTLVADRVAASLSEYLVTEAGFGADLGAEKFAHIVAREGIVPDVAVVVATIRGAKRHGLEMWPTDFGALAEPDPEAVRAGVDNLRRHVEIVESFGIPAVVAINVFPDDTEAELAALEAELAEDGIAVARSTAYRDGGEGAIDLAERVRELAGTGEFAPLYDVNEPVREKIETVAREVYGADGVEYVDGADDDVDRLEEWGYGDLPVCLSKTPYSFADDPSLTGVPEGWTLTVREVTPSAGAGFLVAKTADVMTMPGLPAEPAAEGIDVDADGDISGLF; the protein is encoded by the coding sequence ATGGCCACGACCGACGCCGATATCGAAGACGGAGCGCCCGAATCCGACCTCGCCGTCGCGCGCGCGACCGACACGCGGCCGATCGAGGAGGTCGCCGCCGACCTCGGCTTGACGCCCGACGACATCGAACCGCGCGGGGCGGGCGTCGCGAAGCTCACGGGCGAGGCGGTTCGGTCGGCGACCGCGGGCGACGCCGACGGGACGACCGTCCTCGTGACGGGGATGACGCCGACGCCGAAAGGGGAGGGGAAGACGGTGACCACCGTCGGGCTCGGCCAGGGGCTGGCGGCGCTCGGGGAGTCCGCGGCGGTCGCGATCCGCGAGCCCTCGCTCGGGCCGGTGTTCGGGATCAAGGGCGGCGCGGCCGGCGGCGGCTACTCGCAGGTGCTGCCGATGGAGGAGATAAACCTCCACTTCACCGGCGACATCCACGCGCTGACGGCCGCACACGACCTGATCGCCGCGGCGCTCGACAACCACCTCCACCAGGGGAACGAGCTCGAGATCGACGCGCGCCGGATTGACTGGCCGCGCGCGCTCGACGTCAACGACCGCGCGCTCCGCGAGACGGTGGTCGGACTCGGCGGCCCCACGCGCGGCGTCCCGCGCGAGGACGAGTTCGTCATCACCGCGGCATCCGAGCTGACGGCCGTGCTCGGGCTCGCGACCGACCTCGAGGACCTCAAGGCGCGGATCGGCCGGATCGTCCTCGCGCAGGACGCCGACGGCGACCCGGTGACCCCGTCGGATCTGGGCGTCACGGGCGCGGTCGCGGCGCTGCTCCGCGACGCGTTCCGCCCGAACCTCGTCCAGACCGTCGAGGGCGTCCCGGCGCTCGTCCACGGCGGCCCGTTCGCGAACATCGCGCACGGCACCAACACCCTCGTGGCCGACCGCGTCGCCGCGTCGCTCTCGGAGTACCTCGTCACGGAGGCGGGTTTCGGCGCGGACCTCGGCGCGGAGAAGTTCGCCCACATCGTCGCCCGCGAGGGGATCGTCCCGGACGTCGCGGTCGTCGTCGCGACGATTCGCGGGGCCAAACGCCACGGCCTGGAGATGTGGCCGACCGACTTCGGCGCGCTCGCCGAGCCGGATCCGGAGGCGGTGCGTGCGGGGGTCGACAACCTCCGCCGCCACGTCGAGATCGTCGAGTCGTTCGGGATCCCCGCGGTCGTCGCGATCAACGTCTTCCCCGACGACACGGAGGCGGAGCTCGCGGCGCTCGAGGCGGAGCTCGCCGAGGACGGGATCGCGGTCGCCCGCTCGACGGCGTACCGCGACGGCGGCGAGGGGGCGATCGACCTCGCCGAGCGGGTCCGGGAGCTGGCCGGAACCGGGGAGTTCGCGCCGCTGTACGACGTGAACGAGCCGGTACGCGAGAAGATCGAGACGGTCGCCCGCGAGGTGTACGGCGCGGACGGCGTGGAGTACGTCGACGGGGCGGACGACGACGTGGACCGCCTCGAGGAGTGGGGGTACGGCGACCTCCCGGTCTGTCTCTCGAAGACGCCGTACTCCTTCGCCGACGACCCCTCGCTGACGGGCGTCCCGGAGGGGTGGACGCTCACCGTTAGAGAGGTGACGCCCTCGGCGGGGGCCGGGTTCCTCGTGGCCAAGACCGCGGACGTGATGACGATGCCGGGGCTGCCCGCCGAGCCGGCCGCCGAGGGGATCGACGTCGACGCCGACGGCGACATCTCCGGGCTGTTCTAG
- the moaC gene encoding cyclic pyranopterin monophosphate synthase MoaC, with amino-acid sequence MSDQDELTHTTADGDVQMVDVGAKPDTARRAVARGEIRLTPSTIEAIRADGIGKGDVLATARIGAIQAVKHTWETIPMCHQIPITNVDTEFAVGDDRVELRVAVETTGKTGCEMEALEGVTTGLNVVWDMVKAAEKDADGEYPDTRIADVEVVSKEKREV; translated from the coding sequence ATGAGTGACCAGGACGAACTGACCCACACGACCGCCGACGGCGACGTCCAGATGGTCGACGTGGGCGCGAAACCCGACACGGCCCGGCGGGCGGTCGCCCGCGGGGAGATCCGGCTCACGCCCTCCACGATCGAGGCGATCCGCGCCGACGGGATCGGGAAGGGCGACGTGCTCGCGACCGCCCGGATCGGGGCGATACAGGCCGTCAAGCACACCTGGGAGACGATCCCGATGTGTCACCAGATCCCGATCACGAACGTCGACACGGAGTTCGCGGTCGGCGACGACCGGGTCGAGTTGCGCGTCGCGGTGGAGACGACCGGCAAGACCGGCTGCGAGATGGAGGCGCTCGAGGGCGTCACGACCGGGCTCAACGTCGTCTGGGACATGGTGAAGGCCGCGGAGAAGGACGCCGACGGGGAGTACCCGGACACGCGGATCGCGGACGTGGAGGTCGTCTCGAAGGAGAAACGCGAGGTCTGA
- a CDS encoding bifunctional ADP-dependent NAD(P)H-hydrate dehydratase/NAD(P)H-hydrate epimerase → MISSDRMAAVDANAAALGVPRKQLMESSGNAVAREVRAASDPGDAVALVCGRGNNGGDAFVAARFLADRDVTVHLLGRPESIGTDIARENWEALRAAEVPTETVADSADLDLGSPDVVVDAMLGTGVSGALREPERTAAEAVNSLDATVIAVDVPSGVDADTADPTGGEGAVAVEADRVVTFHDGKPGLDRLDAGVTVADIGIPAAAERYTGPGDLLGFGRDPDSHKGENGEVLVVGGGPYTGAPALSARAALRAGADLVRVACPANVADEVQGYSADLIVRGLPGERLSPDHLERVADLAADRDVVVIGPGMGDAEVSVEFVRRFLADFSGRAVVDADALRVVPEVETEAELICTPHQGELRGMGGETAEDPTERADLVRAFAAEVGHTILVKGRYDVIASDDGERVRQNRTGNPGMTVGGTGDVLAGTVGALAAQTDPRTAQTDPRTTQKAPKTGRTDPFQAAAAGAYVNGLAGDAAAEANGHGLVATDLIDRLPHALYDE, encoded by the coding sequence ATGATCTCGAGCGATCGGATGGCGGCCGTCGACGCGAACGCGGCCGCCCTCGGCGTCCCGCGGAAACAGCTGATGGAGTCGTCCGGCAACGCGGTCGCCCGGGAGGTCCGGGCGGCGAGCGACCCCGGAGACGCGGTCGCGCTCGTCTGCGGCCGCGGGAACAACGGCGGGGACGCGTTCGTCGCGGCGCGCTTCCTCGCCGACCGCGACGTGACGGTTCATCTGCTCGGGCGACCGGAGTCGATCGGGACCGACATCGCCCGCGAGAACTGGGAGGCGCTCCGCGCGGCCGAGGTCCCGACCGAGACCGTCGCCGACTCCGCCGACCTCGATCTCGGGTCGCCGGACGTCGTCGTCGACGCGATGCTCGGCACCGGGGTCTCCGGCGCGCTCCGTGAGCCGGAACGGACCGCGGCCGAGGCGGTGAACTCGCTCGACGCGACCGTGATCGCCGTCGACGTGCCCTCGGGCGTCGACGCCGACACGGCGGATCCGACCGGGGGGGAGGGAGCGGTCGCCGTCGAGGCGGACCGCGTCGTGACGTTCCACGACGGAAAGCCGGGACTCGACCGGCTCGACGCGGGCGTGACCGTGGCCGACATCGGTATCCCGGCGGCCGCGGAGCGGTACACCGGGCCGGGCGACCTGCTCGGGTTCGGCCGGGACCCGGACTCGCACAAGGGCGAGAACGGGGAGGTCCTCGTCGTCGGCGGCGGGCCCTACACCGGCGCGCCGGCGCTGTCAGCGCGGGCCGCGCTCCGAGCCGGTGCCGACCTCGTCAGGGTGGCCTGCCCGGCGAACGTCGCCGACGAGGTTCAGGGGTACTCGGCGGACCTCATCGTCCGAGGACTTCCCGGAGAGCGGCTCTCGCCCGATCACCTCGAGCGGGTCGCCGACCTCGCCGCCGACCGGGACGTCGTCGTGATCGGTCCCGGGATGGGGGACGCGGAGGTGTCGGTCGAGTTCGTTCGGCGGTTCCTCGCCGACTTCTCCGGCCGGGCGGTCGTCGACGCCGACGCGCTCCGGGTCGTCCCCGAGGTCGAGACGGAGGCCGAGCTGATCTGTACGCCACACCAGGGCGAGCTCCGGGGAATGGGCGGCGAGACCGCCGAGGACCCGACCGAGCGGGCGGATCTCGTCAGGGCGTTCGCCGCCGAGGTGGGTCACACGATCCTCGTGAAGGGGCGGTACGACGTGATCGCGAGCGACGACGGGGAGCGGGTCCGACAGAACCGCACCGGCAATCCGGGCATGACCGTCGGCGGTACCGGGGACGTGCTCGCGGGGACGGTCGGCGCGCTCGCGGCTCAAACGGATCCGCGAACGGCTCAAACGGATCCGCGAACGACACAAAAAGCCCCGAAGACGGGCCGAACGGACCCGTTCCAGGCGGCGGCCGCGGGCGCGTACGTGAACGGGCTCGCGGGCGACGCGGCCGCCGAGGCGAACGGACACGGGCTCGTGGCGACGGACTTAATCGACCGGCTCCCGCACGCGCTGTACGATGAGTGA